The Panacibacter microcysteis DNA window ACGAGTACAATTGCAGTGGATTGCTGCAATTGAGTGGCTGTAGGCCAGGTCACCTTATCCATTAATTCATGGTAACTTTCTTTGATGTAGTTCGATACTTTGTTCATCCAAACGATTTGAGAATTTGAGAATTTGATTGTTTGAAAATGAAAATTTTAAAAGCGGGTAAAACCGTTCTATGTACTACATTTTCAAATTTCTCAGCACGGGCACTAGGATTCGAACCCAGATCAACGGTTTTGGAGACCGCTATTCTACCATTGAACTATGCCCGTAGAAAGCTAAAAGCTATTCCGGTAGTCCGAAACAGCTTTTAGAGTATGTTTTGCAAAGATAAAATCATTTGCTAAAAGCTAAAAGCCGAAGCTTAAGCTTATTTGATTATTTCAGTAACCTGGCCTGCACCTACTGTTCTACCACCCTCACGGATAGCAAATTTCAGACCTTTATCCATCGCAATTGGCTGGATAAGTTTTACAGTAAGGCTGATGTTATCACCTGGCATTACCATTTCAGTTCCTTCAGGTAATACA harbors:
- the secE gene encoding preprotein translocase subunit SecE; amino-acid sequence: MNKVSNYIKESYHELMDKVTWPTATQLQQSTAIVLVATILIMLMVSLMDFASSEVLKLIYSLFK